A window of the Paenibacillus woosongensis genome harbors these coding sequences:
- a CDS encoding glycoside hydrolase family 2 TIM barrel-domain containing protein, protein MNIKTLFNDGWEFAKSGLETADHTGLAFEPVDIPHDWLIYNTLNLYENSTGWYRKKFTWTKAGKQLLLCFDGVYMDSSVYVNGQFVGEWKYGYSSFEHEITNAVLEGENEIIVKVVHQSPNSRWYSGAGIYRNVWLKERTADYIASDGVYISTKQLEHGWEVEIDTELCLDQDVYLSHTILDQGQIIAEIADHIPAGSGPAMINRQKLTVEQPKLWSPEEPHLYQLITRLYPAIAGGEKPQSHAPETLETVSHAVGFRTIRLDPNEGFILNGVKMKLNGVCEHHDLGALGAAFNKTALRRRFIILKEMGANAIRTAHNMPAKELMELADEMGMLVVSEAFDMWERAKTTYDYARFFKEWAHRDVRSWVLRDRNHPSLIMWSIGNEIYDTHADERGQDITRMLMDAVLEFDPKQNGRVTIGSNYMPWENAQQCADIVKVAGYNYAEKYYEQHHREHPDWIIYGSETASVVQSRGVYHFPFAKSILADDDEQCSALGNSSTSWGAKSAEACILAERDTPFSLGQFIWTGFDYIGEPTPYHTKNSYFGQVDTATFPKDSYYIYQSAWTDYRTKPMVHILPYWDFNPGQLIDVRVCSNAPRIELQFNGETIGRHNIDHEHGTELVGWWQIPYAPGELKAIAYDETGRIIATDVKSSFGDASKICLKADKDRLVANGMDLMFVEISMEDDNGHPVENANNRVHVEVTGAGRLIGLDNGDSTDYDPYKGRSRRLFSGKLMAIIAATLEAGEIHLKVTSQGLASQTAVFESHLDANGAYAGICARTENEELPCVMGAANEIPLRKIELISEGGQQFDPSRREIVVRAQLQPAAASYRDVKWSIVNDAGIESNIAKVEANGHEAIITALGDGEFRLRCMSKNGTDKIKLISQLEFTASGLGSAYKDPYKFISAGLYDYSKGEVSNGNERGVATSRDGETQVGFHEIDFGPYGSDTITIPVFALSSEPYPLEIWEGMPGEEGSELLANVIYQKESQWNVYQEETYRLSKTLRGVTSICFVLRQKVHIKGFSFEAKNRAFEHNIAAHSDRIYGDKYTITDNSVEGIGNNVSLVFEQMDFGSEGATRLIICGRSPLDKNTIHIRFGSEEGESNQLVEFTHSTEYEQRVFDIEKITGTCKVTFIFLPGSQFDFGWFRFVSQTLH, encoded by the coding sequence ATGAATATAAAAACATTGTTTAATGATGGATGGGAATTTGCCAAAAGCGGCCTAGAGACAGCGGATCATACAGGTCTGGCCTTTGAGCCGGTCGATATTCCTCATGATTGGCTGATCTATAATACACTCAATCTTTATGAGAACAGCACAGGCTGGTACCGTAAGAAATTTACATGGACTAAGGCAGGAAAACAGCTGCTGCTGTGCTTCGATGGTGTGTACATGGATTCCTCCGTTTATGTGAACGGGCAATTCGTAGGCGAATGGAAGTATGGATATTCTTCCTTTGAGCATGAGATCACAAACGCCGTTCTTGAAGGGGAAAACGAGATTATCGTAAAAGTTGTGCACCAGAGCCCTAACAGCAGATGGTACTCGGGAGCCGGTATATACCGGAATGTATGGCTGAAGGAAAGAACAGCCGATTACATTGCTTCCGATGGCGTATACATATCGACAAAGCAGTTAGAACATGGCTGGGAGGTAGAAATTGATACCGAGCTGTGCCTTGATCAGGATGTCTATCTCTCGCATACGATTCTGGACCAAGGCCAGATCATAGCTGAGATTGCGGATCACATACCCGCTGGCTCCGGGCCAGCCATGATTAACCGGCAGAAGCTAACGGTAGAGCAGCCTAAGCTGTGGAGCCCGGAAGAGCCTCATTTGTACCAGCTCATAACCCGGCTATATCCTGCCATAGCAGGCGGAGAGAAGCCTCAGAGCCATGCACCGGAGACGCTTGAAACCGTTTCCCATGCTGTTGGGTTTCGAACCATCCGCCTGGACCCTAATGAGGGATTCATATTAAACGGAGTCAAAATGAAGCTGAACGGGGTATGCGAGCACCATGATCTGGGCGCTTTGGGGGCGGCATTTAATAAGACCGCTCTGCGAAGAAGATTCATTATTCTGAAGGAAATGGGCGCCAATGCGATTCGCACGGCCCATAACATGCCTGCCAAAGAGCTGATGGAGTTGGCGGACGAGATGGGCATGCTTGTGGTCTCGGAAGCTTTTGATATGTGGGAAAGAGCGAAAACGACTTATGACTATGCTAGGTTCTTCAAAGAATGGGCACATCGGGACGTCCGCAGCTGGGTACTGCGGGACCGGAACCATCCGAGCCTGATCATGTGGAGCATCGGCAATGAGATTTATGATACCCATGCCGATGAACGAGGCCAGGACATCACCCGGATGCTGATGGACGCCGTATTGGAATTTGATCCGAAGCAGAATGGCAGAGTCACGATTGGCTCGAACTATATGCCTTGGGAGAACGCACAGCAATGTGCCGATATCGTGAAGGTCGCAGGCTATAATTATGCGGAAAAATACTATGAACAGCACCACAGGGAGCATCCAGACTGGATCATTTACGGGAGCGAGACGGCTTCCGTCGTGCAAAGCCGGGGCGTCTACCATTTTCCGTTTGCGAAATCCATTCTTGCCGATGATGATGAGCAGTGCTCTGCACTCGGCAACAGCTCTACGAGCTGGGGAGCCAAATCTGCGGAAGCCTGCATTTTGGCTGAACGGGATACGCCTTTCTCACTAGGCCAATTTATATGGACCGGATTTGACTATATCGGCGAACCGACGCCGTATCATACGAAGAACTCATATTTTGGGCAGGTTGATACGGCCACTTTTCCCAAGGATTCGTACTACATTTATCAGTCGGCCTGGACCGATTACAGAACGAAACCGATGGTGCACATCCTGCCTTATTGGGATTTCAATCCGGGGCAATTGATCGACGTGCGGGTCTGCTCGAACGCGCCGAGAATCGAACTGCAGTTCAATGGCGAAACGATTGGCAGGCATAATATCGATCATGAGCATGGAACTGAACTTGTCGGCTGGTGGCAGATTCCTTATGCGCCAGGGGAATTGAAAGCGATCGCCTATGACGAGACAGGCCGGATCATAGCCACCGACGTCAAATCCTCATTCGGGGACGCAAGCAAAATCTGCTTAAAGGCGGATAAGGATCGGCTTGTGGCGAATGGCATGGATCTTATGTTCGTCGAAATTTCGATGGAGGACGACAATGGCCATCCGGTAGAAAACGCCAATAACCGGGTACATGTCGAGGTTACGGGCGCAGGCAGGCTCATTGGGCTCGATAACGGGGACAGTACGGACTATGATCCGTATAAGGGCCGAAGCCGCAGGCTGTTTAGCGGCAAGCTCATGGCGATCATCGCTGCGACCCTGGAGGCTGGAGAGATTCATTTGAAAGTAACCTCCCAGGGACTGGCCAGCCAAACAGCTGTCTTTGAATCTCATTTGGATGCAAACGGAGCCTATGCCGGAATATGCGCCCGAACGGAGAATGAAGAGCTGCCTTGCGTCATGGGAGCTGCGAATGAAATACCGCTACGCAAAATCGAATTGATCAGCGAGGGTGGACAACAGTTTGATCCATCCAGACGGGAGATCGTGGTCAGGGCTCAGCTACAACCAGCAGCAGCTTCGTACCGTGATGTCAAATGGTCCATTGTTAATGACGCGGGCATTGAGTCCAATATTGCGAAAGTGGAGGCGAATGGGCATGAAGCGATAATCACTGCTCTTGGAGACGGAGAATTCAGGCTGCGCTGCATGAGCAAGAACGGTACGGACAAAATTAAGCTCATATCCCAGTTGGAGTTTACGGCAAGCGGACTTGGCTCGGCCTATAAGGATCCGTATAAATTCATTTCTGCCGGGCTCTATGATTATAGCAAAGGCGAGGTAAGCAATGGAAATGAACGGGGCGTAGCTACGAGCAGGGACGGCGAGACCCAGGTTGGCTTCCATGAGATCGACTTTGGGCCGTATGGTTCAGATACGATTACGATTCCAGTCTTTGCCCTGTCGAGCGAGCCGTATCCCTTGGAAATTTGGGAAGGTATGCCGGGAGAGGAAGGCAGCGAGCTTCTCGCCAATGTCATTTATCAGAAAGAGAGCCAGTGGAACGTGTATCAGGAGGAAACGTATCGTCTTTCCAAGACGCTTCGCGGGGTGACCTCGATCTGCTTCGTGTTGCGGCAGAAGGTGCATATCAAGGGGTTTTCTTTTGAAGCGAAGAACAGAGCCTTTGAGCATAATATCGCCGCCCATAGCGACCGTATTTACGGCGATAAGTATACTATCACGGATAACAGCGTCGAAGGCATCGGCAATAACGTCTCCCTGGTGTTCGAGCAGATGGACTTTGGCAGCGAAGGGGCGACGAGGCTCATCATTTGCGGCCGTTCGCCGCTGGACAAGAATACGATTCATATCCGGTTCGGCTCTGAGGAGGGCGAGAGCAATCAACTCGTCGAGTTCACGCATTCTACGGAATACGAACAGAGGGTATTCGATATTGAGAAAATTACCGGAACGTGTAAGGTGACCTTCATCTTCCTTCCGGGCAGCCAGTTTGACTTCGGCTGGTTCCGGTTCGTCAGCCAGACTCTACATTAA
- the cdaS gene encoding sporulation-specific diadenylate cyclase CdaS, with product MADPNCNSSSLKEHLAIRLHEISSLAQHNIELLNNENICLVQQFENMRNMMTDIVESAASFYLKCYLSPYTTKYEDLTISVRNLSERKHGALIVVERQDPIESLIRSNIPIGGTLSHALIESIFYPGNPLHDGAVLIRSTTVVSAANVLPLSSIRVTDRKLGTRHRAAIGLTEQCDAIVLVVSEETGQASFAINGTLHPINVESG from the coding sequence ATGGCCGATCCTAACTGCAATTCTTCCTCATTGAAAGAACATTTGGCAATACGTCTCCATGAAATCTCTTCATTGGCGCAGCATAATATCGAACTATTGAACAATGAAAATATATGCCTCGTTCAGCAGTTTGAAAATATGCGAAATATGATGACCGATATCGTGGAGAGCGCAGCGTCTTTTTATTTGAAATGTTATTTATCGCCTTACACGACTAAATACGAGGATTTGACCATTAGCGTGCGGAATTTATCGGAGCGCAAGCATGGCGCGCTCATCGTCGTGGAACGGCAAGACCCCATTGAATCGCTCATTCGTTCCAATATACCGATTGGCGGGACACTCTCTCATGCTCTGATCGAATCGATATTTTATCCCGGAAACCCGCTGCATGACGGTGCTGTGTTGATTCGCTCTACAACCGTTGTATCGGCTGCCAACGTACTTCCCTTGTCTAGCATCCGGGTAACGGATCGAAAATTGGGGACAAGGCACCGCGCGGCGATCGGGCTGACGGAGCAATGCGATGCGATCGTGCTTGTCGTATCTGAAGAAACAGGACAAGCTTCTTTTGCCATCAACGGAACCTTGCATCCCATTAATGTAGAGTCTGGCTGA